The Quercus robur chromosome 7, dhQueRobu3.1, whole genome shotgun sequence genome has a segment encoding these proteins:
- the LOC126692375 gene encoding uncharacterized protein LOC126692375 isoform X1, with product MAQAEVYTRSWSWSRLQVWRAVVDWLEFLLQLITQILRGTPSFAHLLLSYLRLPISSHFLGSNSNSSSSSFTPLPLVELELQVSSQEEESSVSVDDTQNDAVDDDHRIEKLTVVLDMDETLVCAYEKSSLPASIHAQAMEAGLKWFEIQCVSSDKSSEGKQKINYVTVFERPGLQEFLDQISKFADLVLFTAGLEGYARPLVDKIDVENRFSLRLYRPSTVSTEYREHVKDLSCLSKDLSRMVIVDNNPFSFLKQPLNGIPCIPFSAGQPYDDQLLEVLLPLLQHLSMQKDVRPVLYEQFHMPEWFQMQGIPVCGLTE from the exons ATGGCACAAGCAGAAGTGTACACGAGGAGTTGGAGTTGGAGTAGATTGCAAGTGTGGAGAGCAGTGGTGGATTGGTTAGAGTTTCTGTTACAGTTAATCACACAGATCTTAAGAGGCACACCTTCTTTTGCTCACCTCCTTCTTTCGTACCTTAGACTTCCAATCTCCTCTCATTTTCTCGGTTCgaattcaaattcttcttcttcttctttcactccTTTGCCTCTCGTCGAACTCGAACTCCAAGTCTCTTCTCAGGAGGAAGAATCTTCTGTCAGCGTCGACGACACTCAAAACGACGCCGTCGACGATGATCACCGCATCGAAAAGCTCACG GTTGTTCTTGACATGGACGAGACGCTAGTATGTGCATACGAAAAATCTAGTTTGCCTGCCAGTATTCATGCTCAAGCAATGGAAGCTGGATTGAAGTGGTTTGAGATTCAATGTGTATCTTCGGACAAG AGTTCTGAAGGAAAACAAAAGATCAATTATGTGACAGTGTTTGAACGTCCCGGTTTGCAAGAGTTCTTAGATCAGATTAGTAAATTTGCAGATCTTGTTCTTTTCACTGCTGGTCTTGAAG GTTATGCAAGACCACTTGTTGACAAAATAGATGTGGAGAACCGATTTAGCCTTCGTCTATATCGGCCTTCGACAGTTAGCAC GGAATATCGAGAACATGTGAAGGATCTGTCATGTTTATCCAAAGATCTATCTCGAATGGTTATTGTTGATAACAACCCATTTAGTTTCCTGAAGCAACCACTGAATGGAATACCCTGCATTCCATTCTCCGCTGGACAGCCATATGATGATCAG CTTTTGGAAGTCCTGCTTCCACTTCTCCAACACCTCTCAATGCAAAAGGATGTGAGGCCTGTACTCTATGAGCAGTTTCACATGCCTGAATGGTTTCAAATGCAGGGGATTCCTGTTTGTGGATTGACAGAATGA
- the LOC126692375 gene encoding phosphatase PSR1-like isoform X2 — MAQAEVYTRSWSWSRLQVWRAVVDWLEFLLQLITQILRGTPSFAHLLLSYLRLPISSHFLGSNSNSSSSSFTPLPLVELELQVSSQEEESSVSVDDTQNDAVDDDHRIEKLTVVLDMDETLVCAYEKSSLPASIHAQAMEAGLKWFEIQCVSSDKSSEGKQKINYVTVFERPGLQEFLDQISKFADLVLFTAGLEGYARPLVDKIDVENRFSLRLYRPSTVSTGLETCLLYTGDQKAKLKRISLTYNDIIQAFLPY; from the exons ATGGCACAAGCAGAAGTGTACACGAGGAGTTGGAGTTGGAGTAGATTGCAAGTGTGGAGAGCAGTGGTGGATTGGTTAGAGTTTCTGTTACAGTTAATCACACAGATCTTAAGAGGCACACCTTCTTTTGCTCACCTCCTTCTTTCGTACCTTAGACTTCCAATCTCCTCTCATTTTCTCGGTTCgaattcaaattcttcttcttcttctttcactccTTTGCCTCTCGTCGAACTCGAACTCCAAGTCTCTTCTCAGGAGGAAGAATCTTCTGTCAGCGTCGACGACACTCAAAACGACGCCGTCGACGATGATCACCGCATCGAAAAGCTCACG GTTGTTCTTGACATGGACGAGACGCTAGTATGTGCATACGAAAAATCTAGTTTGCCTGCCAGTATTCATGCTCAAGCAATGGAAGCTGGATTGAAGTGGTTTGAGATTCAATGTGTATCTTCGGACAAG AGTTCTGAAGGAAAACAAAAGATCAATTATGTGACAGTGTTTGAACGTCCCGGTTTGCAAGAGTTCTTAGATCAGATTAGTAAATTTGCAGATCTTGTTCTTTTCACTGCTGGTCTTGAAG GTTATGCAAGACCACTTGTTGACAAAATAGATGTGGAGAACCGATTTAGCCTTCGTCTATATCGGCCTTCGACAGTTAGCAC TGGTCTTGAAACTTGTCTATTATATACGGGAGACCAGAAAGCCAAGCTGAAACGTATATCTCTAACATACAATGATATAATTCAAGCTTTTTTGCCCTATTGA